In Streptomyces venezuelae, the sequence TTGACCTGGAGGAACCGCAACTGCGTGTCGAGGACCCCGATCCCGACCGGCGATCGGGCGAACAGCCCGTCCCAGACGGCGGAGGACCCGCGGATGCGCCGGGCCGCGTGCGCGTCCGCGGCGAATACCAGCACGGCCGAGGCGCCGTGACGGCGGTCCGGGACCGGGCAGGCCCAGATCTCCAGCTCCAGCGGGTGACCCTTGCTGTGCCAGGCGGTGACCGTACCCATGACCCCGCGCCCGGTGGCCGCCGTCTCCCACAGGGACCGGCCCAGGCTGCGGTCGGCCCCCGGATGGAGGAGGTCGGAGATGTGCCGCCCCAGCACCTCGGGCGGGGCGTAGCCGAGGAGCTGCTGGGCGCCGTGGTTCCAGCGCACGATCATCCCGTCGCTGCTGGTGGCCACGAGTGCGACCGGCAGGGCGCCCAGCCACCCGCCGGCATCCTGGGCGGCGCTGCTGATCAGGTCGTCGAGCGGCATCTCCTCATGCATCCTGCACCCGCTCCTCCGGGGCGGCCCCGGCCTCGCGCTGCGGCAGCCCCGCCAGGGCGGCAGGTGCCGCCACCGACCCGGCGCCGCGGCCGCGCCGGGGTCCGCTCCTGCGGCCGCCGACCCGGTGCGACCTGCGACTGTGCGTGGTCCGCATCTCTCATCGTCGCCCGGATGGTTCCACGGCGCTCCCCGGCTGCCCGGCCGCGGCCGCCGGGGCTTCGGCGCAGCGCAGGCGGTCGGCGGTCACGGGGGCGCCGTCGGCGACGTTGCGGTCGAAGGTCACGCTCCTGACCTGGACCGGCCGTGTTCCGACGGTGACCTCGACGATCGCGTCGAGCTCCGGGTCGCTGCGCAGGCGGGAGCCGGGCAGCGCGGCCGCGACGCTCGCCCCGTCGTCCTCCCGGCCGGTGCCGTACCGGATGACCGGGGGCCCGGACGGGTGTACCGGCGGGGCGGTCGCGGAGGTGTCGGTGACGACGAACCCGTTGCCCCGCAGGGCGGCGGCGACCTCGGCGTCGTCCACACGGACGGCGATCCGGGCCGGGTCGGCGGGGGCCGGGTTCTCCGCGACGGGCTGGATCCGGGTGTCACCCGTGATCGGGCGGTCCGCGCCGAGCGCCTCCCACAACGCGGCGGAACGGGCCTCGTCCCACACCAGCGTGGATCCCACACCCGGTACGCGGTGGTCGAAGAGCCGGATGGGAACGGTCGCGAACTCCGTCCGGTCCGCGCGCAGGTGACCGAGTGCCCAGCCGATGCGGACCAGGTCGTCCAGGCCCGTGCCCGGGTCCGTGCGCACGCTCTTCAGCAGGGTGCGCACGGTCCGCGCCGTGCTGACCGGGTCGGACAGGGCGCCCCGCGCGGTGAGCGTGGCCAGCAGGTCGCCGACCACGCGCTGCTGGCGGCGGACCCTGCCGAGGTCGCCGGGCCGGAGGTTGACGTGCCGCGCCCGGACGTAGCGCAGCGCCCGGTTCCCGTCGACGAGGTGGCGGCCTGCGCCGATGTCCAGTCCGGAGTTCTCGTCCTTCAGCGGCCGGTCCGTGCACACCGTGGCGCCGCCGAGGTCGTTCACCGTCCGCTCGAAGCCCGTGAAGTCGGTCTGCAGGTAGTGGTCGATGCGCAGACCGGTGGCCTTCTCGACGGTCGCCACGGTGAGCGGGCCGCCACCGAGCGCGAACGCGCCGTTGATCTTCCCGCTGCGGGCCGGAGCGGAGGCCGTGGCGCCCGCGTACTCGACGTAGGAGTCGCGCGGGATGGACACGACGCTCGCGCGCCGCCGGTCCTGGGACAGGTGGACGAGCATCATCACATCGGTGCAGTTGCAGCCCTTGCCGCCCACGTGCAGGCGGCGCTTCTCGGCGGCGGAGAGCCCGGCGCGGCTGTCGATGCCGACGACCAGGATGTTGGTGCCCCGGCCGCCGCCACCGCCACCACCGCCAGCCGACGCGCTCGCGGCCGAAACGGCCTGGGAACCCGCGAAGGATCCGCAGGCGAGGGCGGTCAGCAGGGTCAGGGCGACAGCGGTACGACGCACGGCACATCCCCACCATAGAACGGACGGCTGAGATCGGGAATGTACTGGCCCGGCCCGCGACCGGCCGGGCCGGACGCGCCGGTATTCCTCCCCGCAGGGGGCGGGCTTGGTACATCTGCCCGCCGCCGCGGCGTACCCGGTGCCTGCCCCGTCAGCGCTCCGACAGGTCCGAGGGGGCCTCCTGGACCACCCAGCTGTTCCCGTCGGGGTCGTCGAAGGTCATGAAGGAGTTCCAGACGCCGCCCTTGCCCTCCTCCCAGCCCGACGCCCCGAGGTTCCGTACGGGCGACACGTCCACGCCCCGGGCCACCAGCTCCTCGCGGGCCGCTTCGATGTCCGTGACGCACAGCTGGAGGCCGTGCAGGGTGCCGGGCGCCATGCTCCGGCCGCCGGGTACCTCGGGCATCCCCTGGAGCAGGGCGACGGAACACCGGGAACCGGGCGGGGTCAACTGGATGATGCGCACCCCGGCGGAGACCTCGTCGTCGAGGTCGACGCCGAAGCCGACCTGGTCGGCGTAGAAACTCTTCGCACGATCCATGTCGGTGACAGGGACGGGGACGACTTCGAGCGTCCAGTTCATGGTGTCTCCCTCGGAGCATCGGCGGTCGCACAGGGGCGGGTCCACCGTTGCCCATGAGGGTCCGGTGGCGCACGTAGAAACGCCCGGCGGGCGCCGACTTCTGCGGGAAGGGCGCACCCGTGCCGGAGGTCAGGCGTCGGGGAGGACGCGGCCGTCCTCGTCCATCGCGAGGTGGATCCGCGCGGGATCCTGGCTGTTGACGTCCGACGGCCGCGGGCCCTCGGGCCCGTCGGGCCCCCAGCGCAGCAGGCGGCGGGTCCGGACGATCTGGTACACGGCGCCCTGGAACTCCAGCCGGTCGACGCGTCCGGCCCGGAGCGTGTCGGCGGCCCCGGCGTACGCCGCCAGCTGCGCGGCCCGCACGTCCGCGGACTCGGTGCCCGCCGCGGCCTTCCACGTACGGGCGTCCGTGCGCGGGTCGGCGTCCTCGGGGATGTGACCGCGCATCCGGGGCCACATCCATGTCAGTGCGAAGTCCAGCGACTTGCGCGCGGCGTGCGGAGTCGCGTGCGGGCCGCTGACCGGCCGCCAGCCGTCCGTGGTCCGCTCCACGACGCTGAACGTCGACGGCATCAGCAGGACGTCCGGGTGGGTGTCCAGGGCCCGCCGGGAGTCGGCGCGCACCTCCTCGGGAAACCGCGCGCCCGTGTAGCACAGGCCGCGCAGAGCCAGCTGCTCGAACGCCTGCGTCGGGGTGACCGGTGCGTCCGGGTCCACGACCAGACCGTCATCGATCCCGGGCTCCCGGACGGCCCGGTCCCAGTCGCGGACGAGGGGCTCCGGATCCGTCGGGCGCGGCGTCTCGATCCCGCCCGGGCCCGAGGCCGCGTACTCCTCGGCACGCACCACCCGGTACCGGGTCCCGGACACGGCGAGTTCGTCGACGCGCTCGTTCTCCAGCCGGGCGACCGCCGCCAGCAGCTCGCGCCGCTCCGCCCGGTCCTGGGCCTCGTCCTTCGCGTGGAACCACAGCCGTGAGTTCAGCCCGTCGCGCGCCTGCTGCGGGCAGCCGGCCGTCACTTCGAGCACCACCCGCCACCGGGGCCCGTCCGCGGCGCACTGCGCCGCCACCCCGAACAGCGGTCCGCGCACCACCACGTCACCCGCCCGCGCCACGGCGTCGAGCGCGTCGGCTTCCACTGCGGCTTCCACCGGTTCGACCGGCACCCGCACCACCATCGGCCGCGACCCGCGCGGCCTCATGTCCCCACGGTCCATGACCCCATCCTGCCGACCGGCCCGGGACGCCGCCCCCGATTCACCGATTCCCCGGCCGCGGCGGACCCGGTGGCGGTACCGTCCGCGCACCCCTGGTGTGTTCCCGGCACATCCCTGACATTCGTCACTGTCCGCCCCGTCGGACGCGCGCGAGCCTGGGGGAGGGAACGGGGGCAGGACGGCGACGGGCGGGGGGCGGTCATGACGGTGGCGGGACCGACGACGGGGGGCGTGACGTTCCGGCCGGGCCGGGCCGGGATCGTACGGATATGGGCCCGGGCGCTGACGGCGACGGTACTGCGGCGTCCCTCGCCGACGGGGCCCCGGCACTCGGCCGGGACCCGGCAGGTGGTGCTGGTCCTGGCCGTGACGGAGATCGTGGTGGCCTTCCTGTTCTCCTCGATGCTGCCGCCCGCGGTCCGGCCGCTGCACGCGGCGCTGGAGCTCCTGATGATCCTCGGCGGGCTGGGCCTGGTGGCGGCGTTGGTCCGGCACCCGCACGAGGTGGGCGAGGACCGCGTGATCCTGCGGACCGGCTTCCTCGGGGACGTGACCCTGCCACGCTCGGCGGTCCGCTCCACTTCCCCGGTGGTACGCACCGTTCCCGGCCGGGGCCCGAGGCCGGTACCCGGCGAACCGGGGGCGGTGGCCTGCTCGGTGGAGAGCGCCCTGAACGTGGCCGTGCACCTCGACCCGCCTGTACTCCTCGACCTCGGCCCGGCCGGGCCGGTGGAGGCCGCGACGGTGTACGTCTCGGCGGACTCGCCGCCCGCCCTCGCCGAGGCCCTCCGGCGCGTGGTCCCGCCGTACCGGAGCTAGCCTGGACAGGGAGGATCCGCCCGTCGGCACGGGGGTAGGGAGGTCTCGTGGTGACCCCGAGACTGCGCGTGACCACACTGGACGCGGGCCCCTTCACCCTGCCGAAGAGCGACCTGCTGTACGGGGCGGACGGCATGGTCACCGTGCCTTCGACGGTCGCCGTCATCGAGCACGCCACCCACGGCCCGATCCTCTTCGACACCGGCGTCAACCACCGCGTCGCCGACCCCGAGGCCGCCGAGGCCCACTGGGGTCCTGGTCTGCGGACGGCGTACGGCGCCGAGGGGTTCACCCGGGCGCACGCCGTCGACGCGCAGCTGGAGCGCCTCGGCTACCGGCTCGCCGACGTCAGGTACGTCCTCTACTCCCACCTGCACCTCGACCACGCCGGAGGGATGACCTACTTCCCGCACGCCGTGCACGTGGCCCAGCACGACGAACTGCGCCACGCCTGGTGGCCGGACCGCTGGACGGCCCGGGGCTATGCCTTCGGGGACTACGCGGGCGGCCGGAACTACGACTTCCTCGAACTGAGCGGTGACACCGACCTGTTCCTGGACGGCACGCTCACCCTCGTGCGTACGGCCGGACACACGCCCGGCCACCAGGGACTCGTCCTCGACCTCGACCACCACGGGCGGATCGCGCTCATGGGCGACGCGGCGCACCTCCAGCGGGGGCTGGAGCACAACGTGCCCATGCTCAGCGACTGGAACACCGAGGAGAAGATGCTGACCTACGGGCGCCTGCGCGCGCTGTCCCGGTCCGGCATCAGGGTCTTCCTCTCCCACGACCCGGACCACTACGCCGCCCTGCCGCACGACGGCGAGTTCTGGGACTGAGCCGCCCCGGCAGCCGCCGGCGGGTCCGCGCAGGGGACGCGCTCCGCCCCACCGGGCGCTGTCCCCCGAAGGGGTCCGGTGGGGCGGGATCGTGCAGCGAGGCAGCCCGCCTCAACCCGTGAACGGGGATGCTCCGACTGTAGGGCGAGCCACTGACAACGCCCGGAACCCCAGGCCCGGACTCGAACACACATCCGGGTGGCGGGGCGGTCCGGCGGAGCCGGAATGCCGGACCCGCCCGTCCGGCGCACTCTGGGGTTATGCGGGACCGCACCAGAACCGTCCCGCCCCCGGTGCCGCCCCGCGGCGGCCCGACGCGTGGGGAGGCAGCATGGCCAGGTCCGACGAACCGAAGGGCTGGGGGCCGCTTCCGGAGCCACCTCCGGACCTGTTCTACGCGCCCCCGGGCGAGCCGCTCGACAGCGCGCGGCGCACCGCGATCCTCGACTGGACGGTCAACCAGTACATCGCCCTCGGCTGGCGCGTCGAATCACGCTCCCCGACGCAGGCGGTGATGGTGCGCGGCGGGAACGTCAACCACCTCCTGCACGCGATCCTGACCGTCTTCACCTGCCTGCTGTGGGGCGTCGTCTGGATCGTGCTGGCCCTGGGCAACAAGACGGAGCGCGTCGCCCTCACCGTCGACCCGGCCGGCCAGGTCCAGACCGTGCACGGTCCCGGCTGAACCGGACCGCCTGCCCGTACCTGCCGCCCCGTACCTGCCGCCCCGCACCGGCCGGCCGGCCCGGTCACACGTCCGGGAACTCCGGGGCGACGCCCAGCGTGGGCGCGATGGCCCGCCAGACCGTCGACCGGGCCGCCGCGAGATCCACCCGGGGATCGTCGAGCATCAGCCGGATACCGAGGCCGTCGCACAGGGCCAGCACCAGGGTGCCGAGCGCGGCGACGTCACAGTCGGCGAACTCCCCCGACCTGATGCCCCGTTCCACCGCCCCGCCGACCCACGCGTGCAGCTGGTCGTACAGGTCGACGGCCAGGTGCCGGGCCGCCGTGTCGCGCTGGGCCCGCACCCACAGCTCCTGCCAGAGCTTCCAGTCCTGGCGCAGTTCCGCATCGCTCGGCAGCATGCTCCGCAGGATGCGGGCCAGGACGACCGAGGAGGGCACCGCGTCGGGGACGCCCTCGGTGTCCGTTCCGGTCTGGGCGAAGGAGTGCGTCATCGCCTCGGCGAAGAGCTTCTCCCGCGTGTCGAAGTGGTAGTGCAGCAGGGCCTTCGACACACCGGCGTGCTCGGCCACCTTGCGCATGCTGACGTTCTCGAAGCCGATGTCGGCGATGACCTCGCACGCGGCCCGGAGGATTCGCTCACGCGTCTCGAGTGCGCGCTCGGCCTTGGTCACGTTGGCTGCTCCCCGTGTCGGCGCCCGTGGACCGGGCGGGTGGGCCCGGTTGCCGTGGCCACCACACCACCATCCTCGCGCATCGCGCCGCCCCTGCGGTCGCCGTAGGTGTGGAAGCCCCTGCCCGTCTTGCGGCCCAGCCGGCCCGCGGCGACCATCCGCGCCAGCAGCGGCGGCGGGGCGTACAGCGGCTCCCGGTACTCGGCGTACATCGACCGGGCGATGGCCTGCACGGTGTCCAGGCCGATCAGGTCGGCCAGTGCGAGGGGTCCCAGCGGGTGCGCGCAGCCCAGGGTCATGCCCCGGTCGATGTCCTCGGCCGACGCGGCGCCGTACTCGGCCATGCGCACGGCGGCCAGCAGATACGGCACGAGGAGCGCGTTCACGACGAACCCCGCCCGGTCCCGGGCGCGGACGACCTCCTTGCCCAGCACCTCGGAGGCGAACGCGTGCGCCCGCCGGACGGTCTCCTCCCCGGTGAGCAGGGACGGCACCAGCTCGACCAGTGCGAGCACCGGCACCGGGTTGAAGAAGTGCAGGCCCACGACCTGTTCCGGTCGCGAGACGGCCGCGGCCAGCCTGATGACGGGAAGGGAGGAGGTGTTCGTCGCGAGGATCGCGTCCCGGCGCTCCACCACCCGGTCCAGCAGGGCGAACACCTCCAGTTTCGCCCGCTCGTCCTCCGCCACCGCCTCGACGACGAGGTCCCGGTCCGCGAGCCGCGCCGCCTCGGTGGTCACCTCGATCCGGCCGACGGCGGAGTCCCGTTCGGCGGCCGTCAGCTTCCCGGACGCCGCGGCACGTTCCAGGGAACGGACGATCCGCTGCCGCCCGTCGGCCGCGGCCGTACGGGTCGTCTCCACCACCACGACGTCCCGGCCGGCCCGGGTACACACCTCGGCGATACCGGATCCCATCAGTCCGCAGCCCACGATCCCGACCCGTTCGACATCGGTCATCGATCGGTCCTCCCTCCTGTGATGCCTCTGCTGCTCCTGCTGTCGTCGGGTGGGTGGCCCGGACCGTCGGCCCGGGCCACCCGCCCGTCACTGCGCGCCCGTCACCGCCCGCCCGTCACCGCCCGCCCGTCACTGCGCGGACGGCATCCGCAGCACTCCCGTACCGCGCTTGACCAGTTCGCCCGCGATGATCAGGCGCTGGATCTCCGAGGTTCCCTCCCAGATCCGGTCGACGCGCAGTTCGCGGTAGAGCCGCTCGACCGCGTACGAGCGGTCGTAGCCGCGGCCCCCGAAGATCTGCAGGCACCGGTCGACGACGCGGCCCGACGCCTCGCTCGCCGCCAGCTTGGCGATGGCCGCCTTCGCGTGCAGCGTCTTGCGGTCGAGTACGCCCTCGTCGACCTCCCAGGCGACCTGGTGGGTGTAGGCGCGGTTGACGGCGATGTCGACGGCGCAGTCGGCGAGCATCCCCTGGATCAACTGGAAGTCGGCGATGGGGGAGCCGAACTGGCGCCGCTCCACCGCCCAGTCACGGGCGAGCTCCAGGGCCCGCTCCGCCGCACCGATCGTCCGGGCGGCGATCATCAGCCGCTCCTCGGTGAACCACGAGCGTGTGATGTCGTAGCCCTGGCCCACCTCGCCGAGCACCGCGTCGTCGGGGACGAACACCTCGGTGAAGGTGAACTCGGGGTGCTCGTAGACGAAGGTGTGCATCCAGCGCGGCACCCGGGTCATCTCGATGCCCGTGGTGTCCTTGTCGACGAGGAAGAGGGTGGGTGCGCGCTCCTCCCCGGCGGCGGCCAGCACGATCATGAAGTCGGCGTGGTCGCCGACGGTCACGAACCACTTCTCGCCGTTCAGCACCCAGCCGCCCTCGGCCCGCGTCGCCGTGGTCCGCAGGTTCTGCGGGTCCGAGCCGGCCTCGGGCTCGGTCACCGCGTAGCAGTCCCGGCGTTGCCCCCGGATCACGGGGACGAGGTAGCGCTCGCGCTGCTCGGGCGTGCAGAAGGACAGGGCGTTGGCCGGCCGCCACACCATGTCCCACAGGGCCCCGGTGAGCCGGCCCAGCTCCGCCTGGACCGTGACCTGCTCCAGGATGGTGAGACCGGCGCCGCCCCACTCCTCCGGCATGTTGACGGCCTGCAGCCCGCTGTCCAGGACGGCGTCGCGGATCTCGGTGTGGGCCTGCGGGGGCAGCCCGTTGTTCTCCTCGCAGTCGAGCTCGTACTTCTCGATGAAGTCGGTGAGCGCGCGCGCCGCGCTCCGCAGCTCTTCCTGACGGGCGGTGAGGCGGAAGTCCATGTCTGTCTGTCCTCTGGGTCGTGGTGGGGGAGCGGTCGTCAGGAGGCGGTGCGGTCGTCGGACGGGCCGACGGGGAGGGCGAGGGCCCGGGTGCCGCGCTTGATCAGCTCGTTGGCGATGATCAGGCGCTGGATCTCGGAGGTGCCCTCCCAGATCCGGTCGACGCGCAGTTCGCGGTACATGCGCTCGACGGGGTACGTACGGTCGTAGCCGCGCCCGCCGAAGATCTGCAGGCACCGGTCGACGACCCGCCCCGCGGCCTCGCTCGCCGCGAGCTTCGCCGTCGACGCCTTCGCGTGCAGCGTCTTGCGGTCGGTCTCCGGCCGGTCGGCCTCCCAGGCGACCTGATGGGTGTAGGCGCGGTTGACGGCGATGTCGACGGCGCAGTCGGCGAGCATTCCCTGGATCAGCTGGAAGTCGGCGATGGGGGAGCCGAACTGACGGCGCTCGATCGCCCAGTCCCGGGCGAGTTCCAGGGCCCGCTCGGCGGCCCCGACGGTCCGGGCGGCGATCATCAGCCGCTCGTCGGTGAACCACTCCTTGGTCAGCTCGTAGCCGTTCCCGACACCGCCCAGTACGTCCTCGTCGGGGACGAACACCTCGGTGAACGTGAACTCGGGATGCCCGTTGACCGCGGAGTGCATGAAGCGGGGGACCCGGGTCATCTCGACCCCGGGCGCCTGCTTGTCCACGAAGAACAGCGTCGCCGCCCGTTCCGGCCCCGCATCGGCCTGCACCAGCAGGAAGTCCGCGATGTCCCCGCAGGTGACGAACCACTTCTCGCCGCTCAGCAGCCACCCGCCGTCGGTACGGGTCGCGGTGCTCGTGCCCGAGCCGGGGTCGGAGCCCGCACCGGGTTCGGTCACCGCGAACGCGTCGAACCGCTCGCCCCGGATGACCGGCAGCAGGTACTTCTCCCGCTGTGCGTCCGTGCCGTAGGCGAGGACGTTCGCGGGCCGCCAGGGGATGTCCCACAGGCAGTTGGTGGCCTTGCCGAACTCCTCCTCGACGATGACCTGGTCCAGCAGGGACAGCCCGGCACCGCCCCATGTGGCGGGCATGTTGATCGCGTAGACGCCCGCGTCCATCGCGGCGCGGGTCAGCTCGCGGACCGTGTCGGCGGGCAGCGGGCCGCCGGCCTCCTCCGAGCGGTCCTCGTACTGCATCAGCAGCCGTGCGTAGGAGGCGGCGCGCGCCTTCAGGTCGGCCTGTTCGGGTGTGTAGCGGAAGTCCATGTGGGGTCAGTCCTCCAGAGCACAGGTGGTGGGGGTGGAGCGGTCAGCGCAGGACGGCCCGCGCGTCCAGGGCGAGGGCGCCGTCCGGGCGCACCAGCAGGGGGTTGACCTCCAGCTCGGCGATCTCGGGGTGGGCCGCGGCGACGGTGGTGATCCGTTCGACGACGGCCGCCGCCGCGGCCACGTCGACGGCCGGCCGGCCGCGTACGCCGTCCAGCAGCGCCGCGCTGCGCAGACCGCGCAGCAGGGCCTCGGCCCGCGCCGCCGGTACGGGTGCCAGGGCGAAGGCGACGTCGCGGAGGGTCTCGGTGAGGACGCCGCCGAGCCCGACCAGGGCGACCGGCCCGAACCGCGGGTCCTGGTTCACGCCCACGATCAGTTCGATGCCGTCGTCGAGGCCGGCCATCGCCTCGACCGAGTAGGCGGGCGCGCCGAGCCGGGCGTGCATCTCCCGGTACGCGGCGAGCAGCGCGTCCCGGTCGGCCAGACGCAGGGCCACGCCGCCGGCGTCGGACTTGTGCAGGACGTGCAGGGCCTTGAGCACGTACGGGCCGTCGAACTCGGCGGCCGCGGCCAGCAGTCCGGCCTCGTCCGTGATCTCGCGCGCCGCCGGGAACGGGACGCCGGCCGCGTCGAGCAGCGCCCGTACGCCGTGGTAGCCCGGGTCCGCCAGCGGTGCGGCGGCGCTCGGCAGCGGGGGCACGCCGGGCCCGCTGTCCGCCGCCTCCCGGCCGCGCGCCGTCCCTCCGGTCATCGCCGCGAGCGCACGGGCGGCGTCCTCGGTGGCGGCGAACACCGGCACTCCGGCCCCGGCCAGCACCCGGCAGCTCGGCGACTGCGGGTACATCGACTGCACGACCAGCGGCTTCGGCGTGACCGTGAGGTGGGCGACGATCTCCTTGGCGGCCCTGGCCTCGCCCTCCGCGAGGACGGAGCCACCGTTCTGGCCGCCGCCCAGACCGCCGTCGGAGGCGGTGTACCCGCCGAAGTACCCGGTCATCAGGACGGCGTCGACCTCGTCGGCGGAGAGCAGCGCCCCGACCGTGTCCGCGTAGGAGAGGGGCCGCTGTTCACCCATCCCCGCCAGGTCGACGGGGTTGCCGACGGAGGACTGCTCCCACAGCACGGTCCGCAGCGTGTCCTGCGTCGGCCCGCCGAGCTCCGGTACGTCGAGCCCGGCGTCCTCGGCGGCGTCGGCGGCGACCGCGCCGTGGCCGCCGCCGTCGGTGAAGACCGCGGTACGCCGGCCGCGCGGGCGCGGCCCCGGGCCCAGTCCGGCCAGTCCCGCGAGGACCACGGTCATCTCCCGCGGTGTGCGGACGAGTTCGATCCCCGCGTCGCGGCAGGCGGCGGCCACCACGTCGGCCGAGGTGGTGAGGGCCCCGGTGTGCGACTGGGCGCTGCGGGCGGAGGCGGTGCCCCGGCCGGCCGTGAGCAGCACCACGGGCTTGCCCGCGGCGGCGGCCGCGGCCGCGAAGGCCCGGCCGTCACCGAAGTCCTCGGCGTACACGGCGATGGCCGAGGTGGCCTCGTGGCGGGCGCAGTCCTCGACGAGGTCGACGAGGGTGACGTCGGCCTGGTTGCCGAGGGAGACGAAACGGGAGAAGCCGAGGCCGTGCGGCTCGCCGCGGAGCTGGAGTTCGAGGGCGAGGTTGCCGCTCTGGCTGAGCAGGGCGACCCCACCGGGGGCGAAGCGGTCCGAGGCGAGGTACAGCTCGGTGGTGTTGTCGGCGATGCCCAGGCAGTTGGGACCGACGAGGACGGCTCCGGCGGCCCGCACCCGGGCGGCGACCGCCCGCTGCCGGGCCAGGCCCGCGGGGCCGGCTTCGGCGAAGCCCGCCGTGATGGCGACGATCGCTTTCGCCCCGCAGGCCAGGGCCTCGTCGACGGCGGCCTCGAAGCCGGCGCCCGGTACGGAGACCACCACCAGGTCGACGGGTTCGCCCACGGCGGTCAGGGAGGTGGCCGCGGTGCGGCCGAGTACCGTGCCGCCGCGCCGGTTGACCAGGTGTACGGGCCGCCGGCCGGGGGCGCGCAGGGCCTGGGAGGCCACCGCGTGGCCGTACTTCGCGGGGTCGTCGCTGGCGCCGACGACGGCGACCGAACGGGGGTCGAAGAGGGCGGTCAGATCGCGTCCCATGTCATCCCTCCACGCGGAGTGCGGAGTTGGGGCAGCTGTCGACGCAGGCGCGGGCGGCGTCCTCGGTGCCGGCCGGGACGAGGACGGCGATGACGTTCGCGTAGCCCCATTCGTCCAGTTCGACCAGCTCGGGTGCGGGTTCCTGGCACAGTCCGTAGCCCTGGCAGCGGGTGGAGTCCAGCAGGAGTTTCATGGCGTTCCTTTCAGCGCGGGCACGGGGGTGCCTGAGGCGGAGGCGGTGAGGGGGGAGGCGACCTCCGGCACGGCCACGGCGAGACGGCGGCGGCCGTCCTGGTTCGGCGCGTCCGCGCACACCGGGCACGGTGCGGCGAGATGGGAGCGGACATGTCCGGGGAAGGAGCGGAGCAGGCTGCCCGCGATCCCCGCGGCGGCGTCGAGGAGCCCGCAGGCGCCGCGCCCGGTCAGGCCCTGCGACCAGCGGAGCAGGCTGTCCGCGGTGTCCGGGCCGGCGGTCCCGGCGGCGAGGCCGGACAGGGCCTTGGCGACGGCCGCGGTGCCGGACACGCAGACCCCGCACTGCCGGGCGCTTTCGGCCGCGAGGTGGGCGGCCGCGTCGGCGGCCGTGGCCACGGGGCAGCCGCCGGGGGCGAGGAAGCGGATGGCTCCGCATCCCAGGGCGGTGCCGGCGTCGGTGAGCGCGCCGGGTTCGAGAGGGAGTTCCAGGGCGCGGGCGTCGACGAGTCCGCCGAACAGCCCGCCCATCAGCGCTCCGGCCGCGTCCGGGGTCCCGTACCGCCGGGCCAGTGTGCGCAGCGTGATCCCGTAGGGGACCTCGGTGAGCAGCGGGGTGGCCGGGCCGCCGGACAGGGTCACCAGGGTGCTGCGGGCGATGACGCGCCGCAGGCCGGGCCGGGCGGCGGTGAGGGCGATCCGGGCGAGCGTCTCGACGTTGGAAACCAGGGTCGGCTCACCGCCCACCCCGCGCTCGAAGGGGCGGGGCGGCTTGGCGGTGGGCAGCGCCGGGCCACCGTCGATCCGGCGGACCACCGCCGTCTCCTCACCGGCGACGTAGGTGTGGCCGGTCTCGACCACCTCGACCGGCAGCCGCGGCGGGTGTTCGGCGAGGGCCCGGCGCACGCTCTCACCCGCCGCCGGGTCCGACAGGTAGACGAAGCCGCGTACGGCGCCGGTGATCGCGGCGGCGCGGGCGAGGCCGTCGAGGACTAGGTGCGGGCGGGCCCGCAGCAGCCAGCGGTCCTTGGCCGAGCCGGGTTCCCCCTCCTCGCCGTTGGCCACGACGACGGGGGAGCCGCCGCGGCCGCGTACGGAGCGCAG encodes:
- a CDS encoding ferredoxin, producing MKLLLDSTRCQGYGLCQEPAPELVELDEWGYANVIAVLVPAGTEDAARACVDSCPNSALRVEG
- a CDS encoding NADH-ubiquinone oxidoreductase-F iron-sulfur binding region domain-containing protein, which translates into the protein MTTIRLPTARPPGTVLGAAPQVAESADAYRATGGYDGATGPEELLAHLAASGLRGRGGAGFPAAVKLRSVRGRGGSPVVVANGEEGEPGSAKDRWLLRARPHLVLDGLARAAAITGAVRGFVYLSDPAAGESVRRALAEHPPRLPVEVVETGHTYVAGEETAVVRRIDGGPALPTAKPPRPFERGVGGEPTLVSNVETLARIALTAARPGLRRVIARSTLVTLSGGPATPLLTEVPYGITLRTLARRYGTPDAAGALMGGLFGGLVDARALELPLEPGALTDAGTALGCGAIRFLAPGGCPVATAADAAAHLAAESARQCGVCVSGTAAVAKALSGLAAGTAGPDTADSLLRWSQGLTGRGACGLLDAAAGIAGSLLRSFPGHVRSHLAAPCPVCADAPNQDGRRRLAVAVPEVASPLTASASGTPVPALKGTP
- a CDS encoding acetate--CoA ligase family protein; protein product: MGRDLTALFDPRSVAVVGASDDPAKYGHAVASQALRAPGRRPVHLVNRRGGTVLGRTAATSLTAVGEPVDLVVVSVPGAGFEAAVDEALACGAKAIVAITAGFAEAGPAGLARQRAVAARVRAAGAVLVGPNCLGIADNTTELYLASDRFAPGGVALLSQSGNLALELQLRGEPHGLGFSRFVSLGNQADVTLVDLVEDCARHEATSAIAVYAEDFGDGRAFAAAAAAAGKPVVLLTAGRGTASARSAQSHTGALTTSADVVAAACRDAGIELVRTPREMTVVLAGLAGLGPGPRPRGRRTAVFTDGGGHGAVAADAAEDAGLDVPELGGPTQDTLRTVLWEQSSVGNPVDLAGMGEQRPLSYADTVGALLSADEVDAVLMTGYFGGYTASDGGLGGGQNGGSVLAEGEARAAKEIVAHLTVTPKPLVVQSMYPQSPSCRVLAGAGVPVFAATEDAARALAAMTGGTARGREAADSGPGVPPLPSAAAPLADPGYHGVRALLDAAGVPFPAAREITDEAGLLAAAAEFDGPYVLKALHVLHKSDAGGVALRLADRDALLAAYREMHARLGAPAYSVEAMAGLDDGIELIVGVNQDPRFGPVALVGLGGVLTETLRDVAFALAPVPAARAEALLRGLRSAALLDGVRGRPAVDVAAAAAVVERITTVAAAHPEIAELEVNPLLVRPDGALALDARAVLR
- a CDS encoding acyl-CoA dehydrogenase family protein, with protein sequence MDFRLTARQEELRSAARALTDFIEKYELDCEENNGLPPQAHTEIRDAVLDSGLQAVNMPEEWGGAGLTILEQVTVQAELGRLTGALWDMVWRPANALSFCTPEQRERYLVPVIRGQRRDCYAVTEPEAGSDPQNLRTTATRAEGGWVLNGEKWFVTVGDHADFMIVLAAAGEERAPTLFLVDKDTTGIEMTRVPRWMHTFVYEHPEFTFTEVFVPDDAVLGEVGQGYDITRSWFTEERLMIAARTIGAAERALELARDWAVERRQFGSPIADFQLIQGMLADCAVDIAVNRAYTHQVAWEVDEGVLDRKTLHAKAAIAKLAASEASGRVVDRCLQIFGGRGYDRSYAVERLYRELRVDRIWEGTSEIQRLIIAGELVKRGTGVLRMPSAQ
- a CDS encoding acyl-CoA dehydrogenase family protein; this translates as MDFRYTPEQADLKARAASYARLLMQYEDRSEEAGGPLPADTVRELTRAAMDAGVYAINMPATWGGAGLSLLDQVIVEEEFGKATNCLWDIPWRPANVLAYGTDAQREKYLLPVIRGERFDAFAVTEPGAGSDPGSGTSTATRTDGGWLLSGEKWFVTCGDIADFLLVQADAGPERAATLFFVDKQAPGVEMTRVPRFMHSAVNGHPEFTFTEVFVPDEDVLGGVGNGYELTKEWFTDERLMIAARTVGAAERALELARDWAIERRQFGSPIADFQLIQGMLADCAVDIAVNRAYTHQVAWEADRPETDRKTLHAKASTAKLAASEAAGRVVDRCLQIFGGRGYDRTYPVERMYRELRVDRIWEGTSEIQRLIIANELIKRGTRALALPVGPSDDRTAS